atctgaagtgagAACCATACAGGGGTGGcaattaatcacagtactgataccatttaaagcttacacaagagtaagccatcaaagcagccagacaggtggggggccacacagaagggggtcgcgggcagccagttggacagcactgctatagattactgcccaggtgtaaatttgcccagtgtttataaattagcttCACTAGTATGTTGCATTCAGCAATCCAGTTGGCAGCATTAGCCTGCAGGTTCTAGACATGCTTTTGATTTCAATAAGACTTGCGACTATCTATACTTTTGTACCATTCCTCAGTCAGTCAGACAGGATTCAGGCCAGTCATTGTTCATAGTATGAGAAAGTTAAAAATACAGGGAAAGAGGAAGACAAACTTCCTCTTCTAAACATCACTTTTGTTAAAGCACAGGCAAGgcaatttatataattattgtaTCCATTTTTAAAGTAGTCAAAataaattgcaaagtttcttggaACTATTTCTCCCTTTTAACTTGCAAGGAATTCAGTGGCATATTTCGGAACATGTAAGAGCTGCTTGAACACAGAACAATACATGGCACAGAATTAAAGACCTTGTACTTACACAATGGCGGGGTTAGGACACGAGCCACTTGTAGGGTAGTAACTTTGGATTCTTCCCAGTAACAGTTTCTTTGCAAATTTAAAGCAGCAGGATGTAGAAGAGGCTCCCACTACAAATACAAAGACAAATCATTTTACATAGTGCTGAACAATTTCTCTTATCAGTTATTCATTTTAATCATTCCATAAAAAATTTCTAGCTACAACTACAAGTACAGtacatttctattttattattttaaggtGTATTGTGAGTGATTTTCTCAAAGGAAATCTATACTCCTGGAATGCCAGAATTTGGAATGTATAAATTAGATAGTActgcccttttgcatcttttaccttgagccaccattttgtgagggtctgtgttctccctcagagatcacctaaggctaatgtcacacgtaGCGTATGGCACGTATTTTCAGCAAACCAAAAAACGCTTtccgagaatacgctccatacgcttaaaactcccccaacttgtgcctgcacccaaattaatTGAATAtgttctggtgcaggcacatttagcagatatctgcataaaaacgtgagaaaatgcaaagtcttgtgtttttatgcggctatcggctacatgtgcttcAGAGCGTATTCAATTAATttgtgtgcaggcacaggtatgGGAAGTTTTAAGCATATGGAGCGTATTCACGGCAATCTtgcgtgtggcattagcctaactggAAATAATTAATTAGCTCTGGTGACCCCAGTGGGATCATAAATTGGCAATTTTGAATTTAGGAGTACCCGATGGTacatgctactaaaaaaaaaagcatattttataaagcagtttattttgataaggcagggttttacatatgagctgtatcATTTTTCTATAACAAAATAGACTTCCTCTAAAAAAGCAAGCAGCATGGCAGTACCTACTGCTATTTTAGTAAAGTTTTGTACAGTAAAATAAGAAAGTAGACGgataataacattaaaatattacaatactaataaaagtcctttacaatATAAGCACAGTTACACTTACCTGGTCCACAGTTCACCTGGGAGTAGCAGGCAGCAAGTAGCAGCAAAGTGAATACACACAATAAAACCTTCATCTTTTGTGCTGGGGCTCAGTTCGGGTACAGAGCAGAGACTCAGATAGTGAAGAAGCCAACAGTGATCCATGCATTTATATATCTGCAGGTCATAGAATGAAATGTCTAGGGAAACTCCAGCCAAGTGACCAATAAGTAAGTGACATCACTGGAAACAAGAGACCTATTTTTGTTTTCTCCGGCTCTTATGAAACACTGTGCTTTCGTTGTTACTTTTTAGACCAATTTCTGCTTTTTGGATACTATTATGTTATG
This sequence is a window from Xenopus tropicalis strain Nigerian chromosome 2, UCB_Xtro_10.0, whole genome shotgun sequence. Protein-coding genes within it:
- the LOC105946710 gene encoding C-C motif chemokine 4 homolog — protein: MKVLLCVFTLLLLAACYSQVNCGPVGASSTSCCFKFAKKLLLGRIQSYYPTSGSCPNPAIVFVTKNGKVCAKPNDSWVIDYQNRLDRQSR